The following proteins are co-located in the Castanea sativa cultivar Marrone di Chiusa Pesio chromosome 8, ASM4071231v1 genome:
- the LOC142605757 gene encoding secreted RxLR effector protein 161-like has protein sequence MHNSKPIDTPIEKGHTLSLENGPKSEKEKREKARVPYVSAVGSLMYAMLCTRPDICFAVGMVSRYQSNPGPIHWQAVKRIFQYLRGTSDLILCYQGGDLRLRGYSNADWASDRDEHKSTTGYAFLLSGAAISWCSKKQSCIDLSTMESEYVACSVAAQEAVWLKRFFQSLKVTSLADEAVKMYCDSMAALAHAKNPKYHSKSKHIQICYNYICLAITQGELILQHISTSRMVADPLTKAIARDAFQAHVRSLRLCRI, from the coding sequence ATGCATAATTCCAAACCCATAGACACTCCAATTGAGAAGGGACATACATTAAGCCTTGAAAATGGCCCTAAatcagaaaaggaaaagagagaaaaggcaAGAGTTCCCTATGTAAGTGCAGTTGGAAGTCTGATGTATGCTATGTTGTGTACTCGACCAGACATCTGTTTTGCAGTTGGTATGGTTAGTCGTTATCAAAGTAATCCAGGACCTATTCATTGGCAAGCAGTTAAGAGGATTTTTCAATACCTTCGTGGGACATCGGATCTCATTCTTTGCTATCAGGGTGGAGATTTGAGATTGAGAGGTTATTCTAATGCTGACTGGGCCAGTGATAGAGATGAGCACAAGTCCACTACAGGTTATGCATTTCTACTTAGTGGTGCAGCTATCTCTTGGTGTAGTAAGAAACAGTCTTGCATTGATTTATCCACAATGGAGTCTGAGTATGTTGCTTGTTCAGTAGCAGCACAAGAAGCTGTTTGGTTAAAGAGATTTTTCCAAAGCCTAAAGGTGACATCTCTTGCAGATGAAGCTGTAAAGATGTATTGTGATAGTATGGCAGCCTTGGCTCATGCTAAAAATCCTAAGTATCATAGCAAAAGCAAACACATACAGATTTGTTATAACTACATTTGTCTTGCAATTACACAAGGAGAGCTGATCCTCCAACATATCTCCACTAGCAGGATGGTGGCTGATCCACTTACTAAAGCCATTGCTAGAGATGCCTTTCAGGCTCATGTTAGGAGTTTGAGACTTTGTaggatttga